The following are encoded together in the Clostridium sp. BJN0013 genome:
- a CDS encoding SHOCT domain-containing protein: MRFNNFSWIFIILIFVGMFFLRGCGWSGGCGIPRFHKKSNHDSDNKSEAIEILNKRYANGEIDSEEYKLKKEEILRK, from the coding sequence ATGCGATTTAACAATTTTAGTTGGATATTTATAATATTGATTTTTGTTGGTATGTTTTTTTTACGTGGGTGTGGATGGAGTGGAGGCTGTGGAATACCAAGATTTCATAAAAAATCAAACCACGATTCTGATAACAAATCCGAAGCTATAGAAATATTAAATAAAAGGTATGCTAATGGGGAAATTGATTCTGAAGAATATAAATTGAAAAAGGAAGAAATACTTAGAAAGTAG
- a CDS encoding PhzF family phenazine biosynthesis protein, which yields MKRIRINQVDTFTSKPMAGNPAGVVSNAAGLTDDEMHAIAREINLPATTFVFPPNDTKANFLVRYFTPCGEIAVGGHPTLATIHVLLEEGKIGRDCKQVWLETGGGILPIDISSADDGKYTITITMTTPKFESAAISHDTLAAMLGTDPGNLENYPICKMYTGLYYYVVGLKSLSAIKGLCPDFAAIAELSRKNWISGLQIFTTETDDPNCDFHVRTFLPVQGTNEDIVCGTGNSCIGAFVVENGIYKTDGYRILAAE from the coding sequence ATGAAGAGAATCAGGATTAACCAAGTAGATACATTTACCAGCAAGCCGATGGCGGGTAATCCGGCGGGTGTTGTCAGCAACGCTGCAGGTCTTACAGACGACGAAATGCATGCCATAGCCAGGGAAATAAATTTGCCTGCGACGACATTCGTATTTCCACCTAATGACACCAAGGCCAATTTTCTGGTCCGTTATTTTACACCCTGCGGCGAAATAGCAGTTGGGGGCCATCCGACCCTCGCAACAATTCATGTTTTGCTGGAGGAGGGAAAGATTGGCCGGGACTGTAAACAGGTATGGTTAGAAACCGGTGGCGGCATTCTACCGATCGATATCAGTTCCGCCGACGATGGAAAATATACTATTACAATAACAATGACCACTCCCAAGTTTGAAAGCGCAGCAATATCTCATGACACTCTGGCTGCGATGCTAGGGACTGATCCCGGCAATTTGGAAAATTATCCAATCTGCAAAATGTATACTGGCTTGTACTATTATGTGGTTGGCCTAAAGTCATTGTCGGCCATAAAAGGCCTGTGTCCCGATTTTGCTGCCATCGCTGAACTTAGTCGTAAGAATTGGATAAGCGGCTTGCAGATTTTTACTACAGAGACGGACGATCCTAATTGCGACTTTCATGTGCGTACCTTTCTACCCGTACAAGGTACCAACGAAGATATTGTCTGTGGAACAGGTAACAGTTGTATCGGCGCATTTGTTGTGGAAAATGGGATATACAAAACCGATGGTTATCGTATTCTCGCGGCTGAATAA
- a CDS encoding fibronectin type III domain-containing protein codes for MTIKKSFLILITAIIFLISNIQFAAAKNNGSPPPAPTGLTISNISTSSLTLNWSSVYGASGYYVYMAAPNDTNYTKIATVTGIKLLKSGLAANAQYWFYVKAYNCYGTSASSIHVTANTLQISIIPTTAKKQVLGFTTYYYSGDPSSYNSMVANTLTIDKIATQTYTTDSLGNISGLVPTNQISYANSNGIKTYAMLQNNFDGNIAKVVLGNQTNRQNLESNLLNAVKANIYIGFS; via the coding sequence ATGACAATTAAAAAAAGCTTTCTAATACTTATTACAGCAATTATTTTCTTAATTTCCAACATACAATTTGCTGCAGCAAAAAATAATGGTTCTCCACCACCAGCTCCAACAGGATTAACTATTTCTAATATTAGTACAAGCTCTCTTACATTGAATTGGTCTTCAGTATATGGTGCATCGGGATATTATGTTTATATGGCTGCACCAAATGATACTAACTACACTAAAATTGCCACTGTCACTGGTATAAAATTACTAAAGTCCGGACTAGCTGCTAATGCCCAGTATTGGTTCTATGTTAAGGCTTATAATTGCTATGGTACCTCAGCAAGTTCAATTCATGTAACTGCTAATACCCTGCAAATTTCTATAATACCAACTACAGCTAAAAAGCAAGTTTTAGGCTTTACAACCTATTATTATTCGGGAGATCCATCCTCTTACAATTCAATGGTAGCTAATACTTTAACTATTGATAAAATAGCTACCCAAACCTATACTACAGACAGTCTTGGCAATATTTCAGGATTAGTTCCAACTAATCAAATTAGCTATGCAAACAGCAATGGAATTAAAACCTATGCAATGCTTCAAAATAATTTTGATGGTAATATTGCAAAAGTAGTATTGGGAAATCAAACTAACAGACAAAATTTAGAAAGTAATCTTCTAAATGCAGTAAAAGCAAATATCTATATTGGATTTAGTTAA
- a CDS encoding LemA family protein yields MSKRLKTSLIVIGMLLVIFLPLIGSYNSIVGLEQKVNAAEANIDTQLQRRSDLIPNLVQTVKGYAAQEKTIFTDVANARAKLAGAQTITDRANADAALSSALSRLLVIVERYPDLKSNQNFRDLSVALEGTENRIGIARQDYNTAVNNYNTSIRRFPNSIISGMLGFSQKTYYKASQGAQEVPKVDFTK; encoded by the coding sequence ATGAGTAAAAGATTGAAAACATCTTTAATTGTTATAGGTATGTTGTTAGTTATATTTTTACCTTTAATAGGTAGTTATAACTCCATTGTAGGGTTAGAGCAAAAAGTTAATGCAGCAGAGGCAAATATTGACACTCAGCTGCAAAGAAGATCAGATTTAATACCAAACCTAGTTCAAACAGTAAAAGGTTATGCAGCTCAAGAAAAAACAATATTTACAGATGTGGCGAATGCAAGAGCTAAGCTTGCTGGAGCGCAAACAATTACTGATAGAGCAAATGCAGATGCAGCACTTTCATCAGCACTTTCAAGACTTTTAGTAATTGTTGAAAGGTATCCAGATTTAAAATCTAATCAAAATTTTAGAGATTTATCTGTTGCTTTAGAGGGTACAGAAAATAGAATAGGAATAGCAAGGCAAGATTATAATACTGCTGTGAATAACTATAATACATCCATAAGAAGATTTCCAAATTCGATAATTTCAGGTATGCTTGGTTTTTCCCAAAAAACATATTATAAGGCTAGTCAGGGAGCACAGGAAGTTCCAAAGGTAGATTTTACAAAATAG
- a CDS encoding LysR family transcriptional regulator, which translates to MEFYQLKTFLTIAKLGSFVQTADALGYAPSTITSHIQSMEKEMGVRLFERLGHRIILTHQGTALLPYAEQITKLTSEALEIVANPSEPKGKLTIGTSYLLGTYCLPNLFKIFRKAFPKVEMIIKFANYNTIFNDIHRNEIDVGFNVNDRIDDDNLIEENLSKEEMIFLTAPDTPLALKEVVTPHDLAETCVILTEQGCSYRSLVEKTFRDFGVYPQAILEASSSEAIKQLIMIGLGISMLPRFADGRICAVRWTETSPQYFVKMLIHKNKWISPTLQAFLEMTRNFYDLKTNKHR; encoded by the coding sequence ATGGAATTTTATCAACTCAAGACATTTTTAACTATCGCAAAACTGGGTAGTTTTGTACAAACAGCAGATGCATTAGGTTATGCTCCGTCAACAATTACAAGCCATATTCAGTCAATGGAAAAAGAAATGGGGGTTAGATTATTTGAACGTCTTGGACATCGAATAATACTAACGCATCAGGGCACAGCTTTACTTCCTTATGCTGAGCAAATAACTAAACTTACTTCTGAAGCATTAGAAATTGTAGCAAATCCTAGTGAGCCGAAAGGCAAATTGACAATAGGAACAAGTTATTTATTGGGAACTTACTGTTTACCCAATCTATTCAAAATATTCCGAAAAGCTTTTCCTAAGGTGGAAATGATAATAAAGTTTGCAAATTATAACACAATTTTCAATGATATCCATAGAAATGAAATTGATGTTGGATTTAACGTTAATGATAGGATTGATGATGATAATCTTATCGAAGAGAATCTTTCCAAAGAAGAAATGATATTTTTAACAGCACCGGACACCCCTCTAGCGCTAAAGGAAGTAGTTACACCTCATGATCTAGCAGAAACATGTGTTATTCTTACCGAGCAAGGCTGCAGTTATCGGTCGTTAGTGGAAAAAACCTTTAGGGATTTCGGGGTATACCCTCAAGCTATTTTAGAAGCTAGTAGTTCCGAGGCAATAAAACAACTGATTATGATAGGATTGGGGATTTCCATGTTACCCCGGTTTGCAGATGGTCGAATTTGCGCTGTCCGATGGACTGAAACATCTCCCCAATATTTTGTAAAGATGTTGATTCATAAAAATAAATGGATATCACCAACCCTTCAAGCTTTTTTAGAAATGACGCGGAATTTTTATGATTTGAAAACAAATAAGCACAGGTAG
- a CDS encoding DUF1657 domain-containing protein, producing the protein MTTVNKIEKALTSAQGLASQLKTFSMDTNDQQAKQTFKQLAQTAENIAQMLQSRFDFVKSEEPQYRE; encoded by the coding sequence ATGACTACAGTAAATAAAATTGAAAAAGCTTTAACAAGTGCTCAAGGATTAGCTAGTCAATTAAAAACATTTTCAATGGATACAAACGATCAACAAGCTAAACAAACTTTTAAACAATTAGCACAAACAGCTGAAAATATAGCACAGATGCTCCAAAGTAGATTTGATTTTGTAAAATCAGAGGAACCACAATATAGAGAATAA
- a CDS encoding Ger(x)C family spore germination C-terminal domain-containing protein: MLSGHLHSGVGKADIDETRIINILKQNRTKGILTLQKDSKKYINSYTYSKRKIKCYKENAKYKFVIDLNLKGNIISNELYDNLYSDPKVLKKFEKDMKNYVDKMCNKTINDMKCKYKTDILDLGRIAAAKYGRGTGTDWDKVVCESDIQVNVKFTVDTEGRGDY, encoded by the coding sequence TTGCTGTCAGGACACTTACACTCAGGTGTAGGAAAAGCAGATATAGATGAAACAAGAATAATTAATATTTTAAAACAAAATAGGACTAAAGGTATACTGACATTACAAAAGGACTCTAAGAAATATATAAATTCTTATACATACTCAAAAAGAAAGATTAAATGCTATAAAGAAAATGCAAAATATAAGTTTGTAATAGACTTAAATCTTAAAGGAAATATAATATCTAATGAATTATACGATAACTTATATTCAGATCCCAAAGTGTTAAAAAAATTTGAAAAAGACATGAAAAACTACGTAGATAAAATGTGTAATAAAACAATAAATGATATGAAATGTAAGTATAAAACTGATATTTTGGATTTAGGAAGAATTGCTGCTGCAAAATATGGAAGAGGTACAGGTACTGATTGGGATAAGGTAGTATGTGAGTCTGACATTCAGGTTAATGTGAAATTTACAGTGGATACTGAAGGAAGAGGAGATTATTAG
- a CDS encoding YgcG family protein — MNKINNKFKVIKSSLGVLLSVLIFILTLPYFVKGASNIPVPTKLKYINDYVGIIDEDSKNYIVSLGSELENKTGSQAAVVIISSLEGRDIESYSNELFRNWGIGQKGKDNGLLILLSINDKKWRVEVGRELEGVITDIYSSRVMNSEAVQLFKEKRYGEGLKNAYSVFARDIAKEYNVSLQGSNKTTHKQKSIAINPVVIYYILGAFALDIILNKARITRFLFYAMFWNSFWGGPRGGGGLGGGDQGGFGGGSSSGGGSSGNW; from the coding sequence ATGAATAAAATAAATAATAAATTTAAGGTGATAAAATCATCTTTAGGTGTATTACTTTCTGTGTTAATTTTTATTTTGACTTTGCCTTATTTTGTAAAGGGTGCTTCAAATATACCTGTACCAACTAAATTAAAGTATATAAATGATTATGTAGGGATTATTGATGAAGATTCTAAAAACTATATTGTATCACTTGGAAGTGAATTAGAAAATAAAACTGGTTCACAAGCAGCAGTGGTTATAATTAGTTCACTTGAAGGAAGAGATATAGAATCTTATTCCAATGAACTTTTTAGAAACTGGGGAATTGGACAAAAAGGTAAGGATAATGGACTTTTAATATTATTATCAATAAATGATAAAAAATGGAGAGTAGAGGTAGGAAGAGAGTTGGAAGGCGTAATTACAGATATATATTCTTCTAGAGTTATGAATAGTGAAGCAGTTCAACTTTTTAAAGAAAAAAGATATGGTGAAGGTTTAAAGAATGCTTATTCAGTTTTTGCAAGAGATATAGCGAAAGAATATAATGTTAGTTTACAAGGAAGTAATAAAACTACACATAAGCAAAAATCAATTGCTATAAATCCTGTAGTAATATACTATATCTTAGGTGCTTTTGCATTAGATATTATACTTAATAAAGCAAGAATAACTAGGTTTTTATTTTATGCAATGTTTTGGAATTCTTTTTGGGGAGGCCCAAGAGGAGGCGGAGGCCTTGGTGGAGGTGACCAAGGTGGATTTGGGGGAGGCAGCTCCAGTGGAGGCGGTTCTTCAGGAAACTGGTAA